acTGAAAAAAACATAGTGCATGTCGTCGATAACTTCCATAGTATTATTAAGGCTGTATTAATTATACAGTTTCtgcaaaataaattgcaattggaAATGTGTTAATCTTTATACTTCTTTAGCTTGAATActtaaagaacttttttttatttctttttaaaataaatttttttattcaaatatataaaattattttttttattcctttcaaatataatacagaacattttttataattctttcattattttgaaaatatgtttaatacatccttaattacttttaattaccTAGGTATGACGCAATGACTAGAACATATTATCGTGGTGCTAAAGCTGCCATAGTGTGTTATGATATCACACAGCCGAGTACATTCCAAAGAGCAAGACACTGGGTGAGAGAACTCAGGAGTATCGAGGAGAATTGTAAAGTGTATCTTTGCGCCACCAAGAAAGATTTGTGTGATGAAGGTTTTGTGTCGGATGATCCAGATATGCAGAACATGGTGGAAAGGTATGCAAGCGGTACGCAGACCAAGCTTTTCGTAACGTCTAGTAAAACAGGAGAGAATATAGGTAAAGAAACATTATATTTAGtaaacgttaatataaaataattttttatattatcgaaAACTATTTTACCtatctataaaatgtatttattgtatCTGTCTCTTACAGTCGAATTGTTTGACGAAATCATACAGGATTTCGCGTCTAATCCAGAAAATTTACAAAAGGTAGAAGAAACAATTGTTTTGAGCAAAAAGACCGGGGAAAGGTATTGTTGCGCAACCTAACAATCAGTATTGGTActcattgtattt
The Solenopsis invicta isolate M01_SB chromosome 16, UNIL_Sinv_3.0, whole genome shotgun sequence genome window above contains:
- the LOC105193834 gene encoding ras-related protein Rab-24 isoform X1, translated to MSRVDLKVVLLGDVKVGKTSLMERYVNDSFNSSRPYQNTIGTVFASKRVQVNDVTLMMGIWDTAGSEKYDAMTRTYYRGAKAAIVCYDITQPSTFQRARHWVRELRSIEENCKVYLCATKKDLCDEGFVSDDPDMQNMVERYASGTQTKLFVTSSKTGENIVELFDEIIQDFASNPENLQKVEETIVLSKKTGERYCCAT
- the LOC105193834 gene encoding ras-related protein Rab-24 isoform X2 is translated as MPQTIGTVFASKRVQVNDVTLMMGIWDTAGSEKYDAMTRTYYRGAKAAIVCYDITQPSTFQRARHWVRELRSIEENCKVYLCATKKDLCDEGFVSDDPDMQNMVERYASGTQTKLFVTSSKTGENIVELFDEIIQDFASNPENLQKVEETIVLSKKTGERYCCAT